The following is a genomic window from Tachyglossus aculeatus isolate mTacAcu1 chromosome 19, mTacAcu1.pri, whole genome shotgun sequence.
cacctccccagcgcttagaacagtgcttggcacatagtaagcgcttaataaataccatcattattattattattattatttcccaactgCTCGCAGCTCTACATTTGTACTTCCAAGGCTCGCCTTGGGCCATTCCATTCTCCTGGAATggaacagaggagcagcgtggctcagtggaaagagcccgggctttgcagttcattcattcattcattcaatcgtatttactgagtgcttactgtgtgcagactgagtCAGATTgacccaaactgagcctcctccttcctctccccttcctcctcctccccctccccacagcacctgtatatatgtatatatgtttgtacatctttattactctattttacttgtacgtatttattctatttattttattttgttaatatgttttattttctgtctcccccttctagactgtgagcccgctgttgggtagggaccgtccctttatgttgccaacttggacttcccaagtgcttagtccagtgctctgcacacagtaagcgctcaataaatacgactgaatgaatgaatgtgcagggaactgtactaagcgcaagtcacttaacttctccgggcttcagttccctcatctgtaaaatgaggatgaagactgtgagccccccgggggacaacttgatcaccttgtacctcccccagcgtgcttaaaacagtgcttggcacatggtaagcgcttaacagcccactgttgggtagggaccgtctctatatgttgccaacatgtccttcccaagcgcttagtacagttgtctgcacacagtaagcactcaataaatacgactgaatgaatgggcctcagttccctcatctgtaaaatgaggatgaagactgtgagccccccggggaacaacctgatcaccttgtatctcccccagcgcttagtacagcgcttgtcacattgtaagcgcttaatagcccactgttgggtaggggccgtctctatatgttgccaacctgtccttcctaagcgcttagtacggtgctctaaacacagtaggcgctcaataaataagattgaatgaatgaatgaacgggccgcagttccgtcatctgtaaaatgaggatgaataataataataataatgatggcattattaagcacttactatgtgccaagcattgttctaagcgctggagactgtgagccccccaggggacaacctgatcaccttgtatctcccccagtgcttagaacagcgcttggcacattgtaagcgcttaaaagcccactgttgggtaggggccgtctctatatgttgccaacctgtccttcctaagcgcttagtacagtgctctaaacacagtaagcactcaataaataagattgaatgaatgggcctcagttccctcatctgtaaaatgaggatgaataataataataatggcatttattaagtgcttactatgtgccaagcattgttctaagcgctggacactgtgagccccccgggggacaacctgatcaccttgtatctcccccagcgcttagaacagtgcttgtcacattgtaagcgcttaagagcccactgttgggtaggctccgtctctatatgttgccaacttgtccttcctaagcgcatagtacagtgctgtaaacacagtaagcactcaataaataagattgaatgaatgaatgaacgggccgcagttccgtcatctgtaaaatgaggatgaataataataataatggcatttattaagcgcttactatgtgccaagcattgttctaagcgctggagactgtgagccccccgggggacaacctgatcaccttgtatctcccccagcgcttagaacagcgcttgtcacattgtaagcgcttaatagcccactgttgggtaggggccgtctctatgtgttgccaacctgtccttcctaagcgcttagtacggtgctctaaacacagtaagggctcaataaataagactgaatgaatgaacgggcctcagttccctcatctgtaaaatgagggtgaataataataacaatggcatttattaagcgcttactatgtgccaagcattgttctaagcgctggagactgtgagccccccaggggacaacctgatcaccttgtatctcccccagcgcttagaacagcgcttggcacattgtaagcgcttaaaagcccactgttgggtaggggccgtctctatatgttgccaacctgtccttcctaagcgcttagtacagtgctctaaacacagtaagcgctcaataaataagattgaatgaatgggcctcagttccctcatctgtaaaatgaggatgaataataataataataataataatggcatttattaagcgcttactatgtgccaagcattgttctaagcgctggagactgtgagcccccagggggacaacctgatcaccttgttatctcccccagcgcttagcattcattcactgattcactcaatcgtatgtaccgagcgcttactgtgtgcagagcgctgtactaagcgcttgggaagtccaagttggcacatagtaagcgcttaataaacgtcaccACGATTACGACTTGGGGGGAGCGGTCCCGACGGGGCTattactgggagcccactgttggggagggaccgtctctctacgttgccaacttggacttcccaagcgctcagtccagcgctctgcacgcagtaggcgctcaataaatacgcttgattgattgattgattgattggtattaccTGGCCATTGTCTTCAAATCCCGCCCAATCGGGGGCGGCCCCATGGGGGGTCCCCCCCGCAGGGGCCGAAGGACTGGCCATGCCCCCCTCACACAGGGCAGGCCTTCCGCCCCGAGGGTCTTCGCCGAGGCCCCGGATGTTGGCTCGGCCGGGCCGGAAGCGGCGGCCCAGTGCGCCTGCGCGCGCGCGGCCGGCCCAGTGCGCCTGCGCGCGCGGGCTTCCCAGTGCGCCTGCGCGCGCGGGCTTCCCAGTGCGCCTGCGCGCGCGGGCTTCCCAGTGCGCCTGCGCGCGCGGGCTTCCCAGTGCGCCTGCGCGCGCGGGCTTCCCAGTGCGCCTGCGCGCGCGGGCTTCCCAGTGcgcctgcgcgcgcgcgcgcgcggccggAAGTCGCGGGGCGCTCTCGacgagggcggcggcggcgggccaagatggcggcgggCGAGGccgtgagggagatgaggagccGCGTGGTGCTCGGGGAGTTCGGCGTCCGCCATGTGAGTTTCGGGGGCCCGCGGGGCGGGGCGACCCCCGAGGCCACGGCCGAGCCGCcatccggccccccccccccacctcctcctcctcgttctccgCCTTAGGCCCACACCACCGACTTCCCGGGGAACTACGCCGGCTTCGACGACGCCTGGGACCGGAGCCGCTTCGAGAAGGTGAGGGCCGAGGCGCCTCGCCCTCATTCAGGCATTCATCCCTTtgctcatccatccatcccttccttctttcattcattcatccatccatccactcgtcgtcattcatccatccctttattcattcatccatccatccatccactcgtCGTCATTCAGCCatctctttatcatcatcaatcgtatttattgagcgtttactgtgtgcagagcactggactaagcgcttgggaaggacaaattggcaacatatagagacggtccctacccaacagtgggctcacagtctaaaagggggagacagagaacaaaaccaaacatactaacaaaataaaataaatagaatcgataggtacaaatacaataaataaatatctatccatccattcattcgtcgTCATTCAGCCCTTCATCCATGCACTCGtcgtcattcatccatccacttgtcattcatttagtcgttcattcatccatccatccatccactcgtCATTCAtccagcccttcattcattcatccatgcactcgtcgtcattcattcagcccttcattcatccatccactcgTCGGCATTCATTCATCTCTTCATTCAGACATCCGTCCATCCACTCgtcgtcattcatccattccttcatccatccatccatctatccactcgtcgtcattcatcccttcatctatctatccatccatccatctatccactcatcatcattcattcagcccttcattcattcatccatccactcgtcgtcattcatccatccacttgtcattcattcagtccttccttcattcatccatccatctactcatcgtcattcatccatccacttgtcattcattcagtccttcattcattcatctatccatccactcgtcatcattcatccatccatccattcactcatcattcattcatcccttcacccatccatccccccactcatcgtcattcatccatccatcccttcattcatcccttcattcatccgtccatccatccactcgtcgtcattcattcatcccttcattcattcatccagccagCCACTCATCATTCGTACACCCATCCGCTCATTCAGttgattttattaatatgttttgttttgtcgtccgcctcccccttatagcctgtgagcccacttttgggtggggactgcccctatctgttgccaacatgtccttcccaatcgcttagtacagtgctctgcacacaggaagcgttcaataaatacgattgaatgaatgaatgagtccgatgctctgcacgcagtaagcactcaataaattgcatcgattgattcattgagtgatgctttgggaaaatgatccatatttattactctattttacttgtacatatttactactctattttgttaatatgttttgttttgtttgtctcccccttctagcctgtgagcccgttgttgggtggggacctcctctatatgttgccaacttgtccttcccaagcgcttagtacagtgctctgcacacagtaagcgctcagtaataataataataataataatggcatttgttaatcacttattatgtgcaaagcactgttctaagcgctggggggatacaaggtgttcaggttgtcctgcgtggggctcacagtcatcatccccattttacagatgaggtaactgagactccgagaagtgaagtgacttgcccaaggtcacacagcagacatgtggcggagccaggatttgaacccatgacctcggactccaaagcctgtgctctttccactgagccacgctgcttctcagtaaatacgagtcacttcattcattcatgtacttaatacagcgcttagaacagtgctttgcacataggaagcgcttaataaatgctattaaaaaaacaaacttctctgagcctcagttacctcatctgtaaaatggggattgactgggagccccacgtgggacaacctgatcacctttcattcattcattcagtcgtatttattgagcgcttactgtgtgcagagcactgtactaagcatttaatacattgaatttatttattattaaaacatttattattaaaacggggataaagactgggagccccgtgtgggacagggactgtgtccaatctgattcgcttggattataatgataatgataataataatgagggtatttgttaagcgcttattatgttctaagcgctgggggagatataacattatcaggttgtcccacgtgaggctcgcagtcttcatcgccattttacagatgaggtaactgaggtacagggaagttacgtgacttccccaaagatACATAGCTgaccacgtgaggctcgcagtcttcatccccattttacagatgaggtaactgaggtacagggaaattaCATGACTTCCCCAAAGGTACATAGCTgaccacgtgaggctcgcagtcttcatccccattttacagatgaggtaactgaggtacaaaggagttacgtgacttccccaaagatacatagctgataagtggcggagtcgggattagaacccacgacctccgactcccaagcctgggctcttttcactgagctatgctaattctagctcagcacttaaaacactgcctgatgcatagtaagcgcttaacggttaccaaaataaaaagggggaaaaggggttgAGGGCTTCAGAAAACAAgggcaggggaaactgaggcatccgCGGATTGTGGTTCTTACagtcctccagaccgtaagctcagtgtgggtaaGGGAggcgcctgctaattctgttgtatcgttccTCACATctccctgcacgtagtaagcgctcaataaacagcatcgATTGGTCACGCTCGGCAGGGTTTCCGTGTGGACGTGGTCCAGATGGAGGAGGACTCCTTGGAGTTTGACATGGTGGGAATCGACGCGGCCATCGCCAACGCTTTCCGGCGTATCCTGCTGGCTGAGGTTCGGATCGCCTGTCCCGTCGGTGCCTGTGGGCCGGGAGCTAAATCCGCCGTACGCCGAGCGGGAGCCCTCACGTCTGAAGCaccgtggcccagaggaaagagctcaggcctgggggccggaggacctgggttctaatcccggctgcgccacttgtctgttgtgtgaccttggacaagtcacttctccgggcttcagttccctcatcggcacaGTGACTCGGTATCTGGGACTGAGTCCCAGCCTgctaatcttatatctaccccagcacttagttcagtgcttagcacatagtaggaacGAATACTTCAGTCATTATCCGCTTTTCTGCCCCAGCACTGGGGCCCCCTCTCTTCCACACTTTCTGTGCTTTCTTCTCTCCCCGCTTTATACAGGCCCCACCTGGGTGGAGTGCGCCTGTTATagtgtcgcattgtactctcccaagcgcttagtacagtgctctgcacacagtaagcgttcagtaaataagattgactggagGAGTGAGGTCAGGGCAGGGCTTGGAGCTTTTCAGCGTCAGCGTCTCTCCACCCAGGTGCCCACCATGGCCGTAGAGAAGGTCTTCGTGTACAACAACACGTCCATCATGCAGGATGAGATCCTGGCCCATCGCCTGGGGCTCATCCCAATCACCGCCGACCCCCGCCTCTTCGAGTACCGGAATCAAGGTGAGTGGTTGCCGAGCGGGGAGGAAGGATGCTCGGGGGGGCCTGGTGGGATTTATAGAGCtgggtgcggtgcactgtactaagtgccggggaaaaCACAACCGAAGCAGGttgtttgtggcctagtggaaagagcaccggtctggggagtcggaggacctgggttctacttctggctctgccactcacctgccgaatgaccttaggcaagtcacttaactcctgtcTGCCTCAGCTGTCttttgcaaaagggggattcagtccctgtcctccctcgTACTTGGGTTGTGAGCCGGGTTATCTTGTTTCTCCTTcagccaagtactgaactaagcacttaacaaacgccacagttACTACGCAgcccctgccacaaggagctgacagtctaatggtGGCGGGAGCAAGATattgggaaaagggaaaggagagagattcAGACTGATGGAGCCTAGTCATTCTTCACGGTCTTACCCGCCCAAATGTCCTGTCTGCGGCTGCAGTTAAAAGTTGTCCTTGGACCCATCGGTGGCTGGCCCGCCCTGTCTGACTCGCTGCTTTCCGCTGGCGGTCCAGTTTGTCTCCTTGAAACCCGTGTCCCCTGCCAAGTCTGTGATGCCCCCGTCTTGCCTCTGAAACGGAACTTCTTTTCCGCTTCCGTTCCTGTCCATTTTATCCCTCCGCTCCTTCCGATCTCAGCTGGATACACTTGCCTTGAGCATCCTGTGGCTCTCTCCTTTCTTTAAAACCCTCTTGCCCCCCTCTGTAGGTTGTggaatggggggaagggggttgtACTTGTCTAGATCCTCCAGCAGGCTGGGAACTACTTGACGGTCTCTAATGGCCGTGTGCCGGTAACTAAGGCGTTGGGGTGATGACCCCGGGTCACTCTGCTCCGTGCacaggggatgaggagggcaCAGAGATAGACACGCTACAATTTCAGTTGAAGGTCAAGTGTACTTGGAATCCCAGTGCTTCCAAGGACTCCTCTGATCCCAACCAACTCTACCTCAATCACAAGGGTGAGTAGGGGGCTTGTGTGGTGAAATGATGGGGGAGGGCTTTCCCTAGGGGCTGccactttaggagggctttgaggatgggcgAAGATGTAGGCCGGCAGGctttcggggggtggggggagctgagcAAGATGGCACAGGAAGGGGAGTTGAGCAAAGTTAGGAGGTGAGCCGTGGTTAGGAGATCCCATTTGCAAAGgtggtgagccttgaagccaaactGAGGCATTTCCGCTCTACGAGGGTGGAGCTGGGGAGCCCTCGGAGGTGCCGGGGGAGCGGGGCGCCGTCTTTCGGGACTTGACTCGTTCCTTTCCCTTTGCAGTGTACACAAAGCACATGACCTGGGTGCCCCTGGGAAACCAGGCCGACCTCTTCTGCGAAGGCTCCATCCGCCCCGTGCACGACGACATTCTCATTACCCAGCTGCGCCCCGGCCAGGAGCTGGATCTGCTCCTGCACTACGTCAAGGGCATTGGTGAGATGGATAGACAAACAGGTGGAGTCTGGGTGGGacacctcccttcccccagccgcACCCCGGGGGAACGGCTGTGCAGCTTTGGCTCCCAGGGGCGTGGGTTGCTCTCCGCGTTTGTAGGAGGGCGTGTGCTCTGAGAGCTACCTGAGCGCCCAGCGCGCCAGTTCGAAACTTGGACCAAAGTTTAAAACCGTCCGTGCACGGAAGAGAAGCCACCGGGGGAAGAAGTCAGAGGTCCCCTTGGGCCaaggagccgggaggcagagactcTGGGCTCGGGTCTGGGGCTGACTTGATACTCTGCGTATCAGCGCTGCCCTCCTCCCGTCCCAGGCAAGGATCATGCGAAATTCTCCCCCGTGGACACCGTTAGCTACCGGCTGCTTCCCGACATCACCTTGCTGCAGCCAGTGGAGGGGGAGATGGCTGAAAAGCTGAAGGACTGCTTTTCGCCTGGGGTCATCCAAATCCAGGAGGTCAAAGGTACCTAGGGTTGGGCTgctcccccgcccccagagctAGGAGCCGGAGGTCCTGGGGCATTCGTTCCgtggtatttagcgagcgcttactaggcgcccaGCGCtgtcgtactaagtgcttgggggagtacagaatCACCTGACAGCAGCTCAGGACGGGACCATAAGCACGTGTGAGCCCATCGGGGTCCTGCGTGACTGTCCCCTGAGAGGGTCCGGGGGGCAGAGTGCTGTGGAAGGGGTCCCGTTAGTGGGCAGGGGCTGGACCCAGCCCTCCTTTAGGCCACTGGAGATCTGCCGCAGCGAAGGCCTGCTCGCCAAACCGCCGCCCTGCCTCGCGGTCCCTTCTCAAAAGCCGAGCGCTCACCCTGTGGCCATCAGCCGGCCCCGGGAGCCGAGGAGGCGTAACTGCCCCGCCGTGAGCCACGGGGCCTGACGTCAGTTTTGCCTCCGTCAGGGAAGAAGGTGGCGGTGGTGGCCAACCCCAGGCTGGAAACCTTCAGCCGGGAGGTCTTCAGACACGACGAACTGAAGAAGCTGGTGCGGCTGGCTCGAGTGAGAGACCACTACATCTGTGAGTGCCCCCGCCCGCCCCAATCCGACCCGTCGGCCGTAGGCTTCAGGAACCGGGTACCTCCCTTCAGAGGGCAGGCGTGACCCCTCCGAGGCGCAGAAGCGGCCCACGCAGGCTGCTGGGGACAGCAGGTGACCGCGACCCGGCGTTTTCCTTAACCGAGGGCTTCCTTTGTAAGACAGCGACCCTCACCTCACACCCAGGTCTTTTGTAACCTAAGCCACAAAGTGACACAAGTAGAGGAAGAAAGTTGGGCGGGTGGACGCGGTGGCAAGCCACGGTGTGACGCTTCCGTGGCACTTTATGTAATATGGTCAAAGAATTAGCGACAAGGCGCTTTTCAAGCGGACAGAACATTTACCGGAGGAATTTACCCGGCTGAAAGAGGGAGAGCTTTGAACCAGCCAACTCCTTGCTTGGTAACTATAACTTTATTTTTCCCATTAACACGAGGTTCTTCAGAAAGTCTTCTAACACAAAAGGACAGGCCGGATAGCCCCTTCTGAGAACCGGGGGCCGGGCCATGGCTTTCGGTTTATCGAGGGATGTgtaggggaaggagcaggagttGAAGaggcagaagacccaggttccagtctcagttctgccactgtctCGTGCGACCCTGGGCCCGGTTCCTCGTCTCTACAACGGAGACGCGTGGGAGGTGAGAGCGTCCTAATGCCGACTTCTTTTTGCTTTGGCCTCAGTCTCCGTGGAGTCGACGGGAGTCCTGCCGCCTGACGTGCTGGTGAGCGAGGCCATTAAAATCCTGATGGGAAAGTGCCGCCGCTTCCTGGACGAGCTGGATACAATCCAGATGGACTAGGGGGGCAGCAGGCCCCTGGCCAACCTAAATGACTTTCTGGACCCTCACATCCCAACTTGCGTCTCTTCCCCTTCAGAAGGTGCCAGGTATAGAAGGTTCTTGGGCTGAAGAAAATGTGCCCTGGCCCCACCTCGTTGGCAGTTGCCAAATCTCCAGTCCTGCATTCCCAGGtggggaatgagtgagtgagtgacggGCGTCGATGCAGCAGCAGTAAAGGGAAACGCCGGGCCCTCTGTACGAAAACTGATAGTTTTTACTGACATGCAGAGGTGTACCATGGCCTTAGGGTTTACAGTCCTACAAAAGAGGctctaaaaacaataaaaaaatttCTAGTGTGAAGTCACGGgatattaaaaaaataccacgacacaataaatacaaccgtcCTCTCCAGCAGCCCGATCCGTGGTTTAGGGAGTATAAAGTGTAGTTCCTTAGGCAGCAGTAGAGGCGGCCGGGGTAGACGCCCTAGTGCTGCTTTTGCGAAGGATGGcacggcagagagggagggacccAGGCCGGCGGGAGAGCCTGAGCCCATTTCCATCAATCCAGCGGGCCTCGCTCGAATACTACTGTTCCACCTGGAGCAGATGGATTAGAGAAGGGATTAGCTGGGTTAAGTTGAGCCCCCTCCCTGTCCTTCGACCTGGCTCCGTCCTCAGAAAGCATTTTGTCTCAGGGCCCCACAGGATCTGAGACTTTTTTTAGAGGGGGTGTTGGGTCAGATGGTAGCTAGACTGAGTTAAATTGTCCTCGGCTGGTTGGGGCGATGGGGGAAGATGTTCCCAGGACTCCTGAAGAAGCTCCCTGCTCCCATCCTGCTTTTTTGGACAGCAGGAATGAGGCCCGTGCTGCTGCCTTGACAACAACGCTTCCCATCTCTGGCTTCTGAGGATTATAGCCaacgggaggagcagcaggagctgtTCAACCCCCGTGGGAAGGCCCGCTCCTGCCCCAACccttggtggggggagaggagcttGTGACAGTGtaagaggggggaagaaagaggatgaggagctgccttctgctgctcccCTTGACAGCTAAGCAGAGGAACAAGCTAGCATCCTCTCAAGGCCCCTTTGCGGGGCTGGGCGCTGCTCTGCTCCAGCTGCTGCCCACCAACCATCAAAGgatgcccctgccccccccaatCAATGGGCGCTTCCTCCCACGGATGggcccctggggctgggaggacggTGGTGGAGAGGGCCTGAAGGGTTAGAGCtacagggggacagagagaagagatGACAATggaggctttggagggaggagtcCGTGTGTTTGGATTCAGGGCTCGAAGAGGGCGGTCAGGATCCCGTCCTCGCTCTCCAACACTTCCGCTTCCAGCATGGGCTTGGTCTTCTTGAAGAGGGACGGGAGGTTCTTGATGTGGACCTCTTTGCGGAATTTCTCGCCCAAAGGTTTCTGGAGGAAGACAGGCCGTGATGACGCCGACGGCCTTGAGAGGAAgcctccgccctcctcctccccgctctttccctccctcagctcctctcTTTCGCCAGGATGCTGCTGAGCAAGAGGTGCCACGGTCTCCGCTCCCCACCGGCCCGGAGGATCAACCTTCCGTCGCTGTTCAGGCCCTCCCCGCCCCTACAGTGGGCCCTACCCCAATGCAGCCGGCGATGAGGCGCTTGAAGTGGTCCTTCCTGCGCTTGTCGGCCATTTTCTGCAGGGTGGGGTTCAGCAGCTTGCTGTCGAACTGCTCCAGCGCTTCCATCTGTATCTCCGGGATCTGCTCCATCACCGCCCTCACTTCCATGTACCGGGGAcgctgggagacagacagagccaTTCAGGAAGGTGGGCTtcaccctgccctaccccctttagGAAGGGGGCTTCTTGGGACCCCGGGTTCCCCTTCCAGCTCCTCGGGAGGCCAGGATACCCTAGCAGGGCTCGGCCTCCAACTCAGCGAGACTTTAAAGTCAAGCCTTGAGGATAGGCGCTTTCTGTTAGGAGCGGAGGAAGAGTACGGCCATGGGCCCCCTCCCCGAACACCGTTTGCTGGCCACAGATGCGAGGCGGGCAGGACGCCGCTGGTGACTGCAGCGTGCCGAGCCCGGGGGATCGGGAAGGAGCCCCAGAGGACGCCAGGTAGGGGGACTGGCATAGCCctggtgggtgtggggggggtcCCGAGccacccccctctgcccccgaCGCTGCCCTCACAAGGGTCTCG
Proteins encoded in this region:
- the POLR1C gene encoding DNA-directed RNA polymerases I and III subunit RPAC1 isoform X2, producing MAAGEAVREMRSRVVLGEFGVRHAHTTDFPGNYAGFDDAWDRSRFEKVPTMAVEKVFVYNNTSIMQDEILAHRLGLIPITADPRLFEYRNQGDEEGTEIDTLQFQLKVKCTWNPSASKDSSDPNQLYLNHKVYTKHMTWVPLGNQADLFCEGSIRPVHDDILITQLRPGQELDLLLHYVKGIGKDHAKFSPVDTVSYRLLPDITLLQPVEGEMAEKLKDCFSPGVIQIQEVKGKKVAVVANPRLETFSREVFRHDELKKLVRLARVRDHYIFSVESTGVLPPDVLVSEAIKILMGKCRRFLDELDTIQMD
- the POLR1C gene encoding DNA-directed RNA polymerases I and III subunit RPAC1 isoform X1, with product MAAGEAVREMRSRVVLGEFGVRHAHTTDFPGNYAGFDDAWDRSRFEKGFRVDVVQMEEDSLEFDMVGIDAAIANAFRRILLAEVPTMAVEKVFVYNNTSIMQDEILAHRLGLIPITADPRLFEYRNQGDEEGTEIDTLQFQLKVKCTWNPSASKDSSDPNQLYLNHKVYTKHMTWVPLGNQADLFCEGSIRPVHDDILITQLRPGQELDLLLHYVKGIGKDHAKFSPVDTVSYRLLPDITLLQPVEGEMAEKLKDCFSPGVIQIQEVKGKKVAVVANPRLETFSREVFRHDELKKLVRLARVRDHYIFSVESTGVLPPDVLVSEAIKILMGKCRRFLDELDTIQMD